Genomic DNA from Hypomesus transpacificus isolate Combined female chromosome 19, fHypTra1, whole genome shotgun sequence:
GTAAAAGCTCCAACTGCTCTACTTTCGTTTCATATTTGTTCTAATGCCATTCTGTTCTAGAGCTTTACTCCAACTTTACTAGACCTACATGCATTTGTTTTGGAATAGGGCTGCATTGTGTATGTCTGGGATGGAAAGGGGGGCTAAACCTAACCAGAAGCTTATATCTGAAGTTAAAGGGTATCTGATGATGCTAGAGGTTTGATCTCCTTCACTTGTACTAGTTTAATACATTATTTTGAATGTGGTACACTGCATAAGTCCGTGATTTACAGTTGAGCTCAGTTAATCCTAAGGGTAACCCATACAAACCTCTTCCTTAGCTCTAATCCCTTTCATCTATTGCAGTTTTTCAAAATcgttgtctctctctggctgatATGAACCTtaaaagaaaatgtgtccttGTTCCGATACACACTGCCAAAGTCTATGGCATTGAGTATTCTCACACAAGGACATGAAGGAATTTCAAAATCAAAGTTCTTTCATGCTCCTCATCGGGGAGGACAGGAAAGGGCATCAGCCTACATTCTATTTGAGGCCCCAgctgcccctctctctttgttgtGGCCcgctgtgttttcatttctgtGTCCGTGGGAGTGGGAGCCCTGTACAGCACCACAGCCTTTAATCGGAGCTCTTTGGTGCTGTGTCGTGTTACAGCCAAACACAATGGGGGCTCTGTTCTCCACTGAGGCGCCGCAGCTGGGACCTTCAGGCATGCTCAGTAGAGTGCGCTGTCCGACCCTGGGTGGGAGGAACTGCAGGCATTTTGGAGTGCCAATGGAACACACAATGGACGTGGAGTAAGGTCACGGTCAAGTTTGACTCATGGGATTGTAAAGTGTGtgcgtttctgtctgtgtgtggctttTGTTCTGTGGTTTTATTATGCGTCCACCTTTTTCATGATATCATTGACAATTATCCTCAATGGTTTGCAAATCACAATTGCTGTGAAATGTGGTAAGGGATAAGATATTGTGcttgtcacatacacacaagcttgGAAACAGCTTGTATGTATCCAATGAGAGTTTCACCTGTGGGTTACGTGGGATAAGGGGATAAGGAAGTAAATTGACAAAAagcacccccaaaaatattgGCAATACATCCATTGTATGCTAGACAATGTAAAGTATGGACatacagacaaagacagacagacagacagacagacagacagacacacacacacacacacacacacacacacacacacacacacacacacacacacacacacacacaaacacacacacacacacataggcacacaccCACATAGTCAGAGCTTCAGTATGGCAGTAGGCCCTTTGGTTAGGCTCCAGAGATGTGAGCCAAAATCTGTCTTTCAGCAAGCCCACCAAGCCTCAGTCACAGGCAGCCAGACCCACAAGAAGTAGCTTTCAAACATGGTGGTCCCATTCTTGTAGAAAACATGCTGACCACAAATTGACGCTCCCAGGCATGATAAAAGCAGATagaataaacacatacacaacgacacacacaaacacacacacacatacacaacgacacacacacacaaacacacacagacacacacagagtattatttgtattttacacTCTTCACCCAGTCCCAAATACTATACTTTTGATAGTACATACTTTTTATATTTGAAAGACGACAGTCAAGATTTACTTAGAATGAATAGCTGGTCACAGAGTTTTGGCAGTCAGCGATTACTCTTTAGACTGCCACCTCCATCAGAGCACTGAACTGGATGGAAACCTGTAAGGAAACAAGGACTATTCTTCCACTCACACTTTCAGCGGGATAATTTGCTGCAGATGTTCTGGGACAAGTTCTTGGATGTAGAGTCTGTCTTTTAATTGGACAAGTAGGACTGATTTATATTAGAATTTAATATGTGCAGATGAGTTCTCCATGATTTGACATCCAGCAAAAGCCATTTCCTGATCTGTAAATATATTAGTCTCTAGCTTTGCATAAATGCTTTGGGCATGTTCATAGTTTCATTttggaaaatacaaataaatatatttcgAATTTGCACCTGAACCCACTCTTATGTTAACTCTGTATGGTTGAAAAACATAGATTAACATTTCATCAAGTCACTAATTATTCAAGAACAAAAGAAGCATTTGAGACGACAGCAGTTGTGCACTGCTACTACACTTTATTAAAAATAGAAACATATATTCCATAGTACTTTTCATACAGTCTACAATGGTCCACTGATAGTGTTTTAAAAATGATTTACATACTATAAAACACTCTTGTACTCAGTTCCTCATTTGGCCTAGATCCACTGTAGAAAAGTCTTCTGAGGACAGAATCTGGGAAGGAAGGGCAGTTTTTGTTTCAGGAGCTTCTGTGAAAAAACTATGATTGCATGAATGTGACCTAATGCATTTCACCAGCACATGCATTTCCATTGTACAATCAAAAACTGcatgaagagaaagaaaagaaaaagatggAGAAACAGAAAGGCTGGTGTCAGCCAGAgagggaaataaatccacataCAATTTTCTTAAAAAAGATGGCACATTTATTGCTACATAAATGTTATATACATATTGTAATTTCTGTTCCAGGGACAGAAAATTCAACTTCTCACTGCTGGTTTTTGATGTGCATCAACAATACCTTGAAATATTTGACACAAGAAGAAATCTTTTATCAACCAACAATGAAAACTGAAGATGGACACAGATGGAGAGCACACCTTCCGGAATCGGGAGCTCGTACAATACCTCATACTAGACTGCGAGCTACAACCCTACTATGTTCTCAGGATGCTATTTGTAAATTTCAGATAATAATAGACAGGTTATGGTAAATAACCGTGGATATTTACTATCTGATATAGTAAAATAAAGTAAGAAACTTTTTACTCAAAACTTTTGATTTCAAAAATCTAAAAAGAGTAATATTTTGAATTCAAGAAATGTTCTTACAATATTATTGTATAAAAGACTAATAACTACATTGAAAAATaagccaaatgtttttttttcttttctttttttcttcatatatTATACGAGGGAAAGCATCTGGGAATACAGCAAAGTCTAACAAAGCCAACAGAGGAGCAAAGAAACAGacaacagaaagaaaaaaatagggAAAATGAGAGCAGGCAGTGACATACATTATAACCTCAATCAAAGTCTGACAGCAACATGAATACAAACTCATGAATACTGAAATGAAAAACAAGGCCACATACAGTCAGAAAGAAACATGACAATGAGGGATCCCAAGTTTGTCACAAATGAGTGTTGTTGTAATATGAAACTCTTGGGATGGTATTCAGTGGCATCCTTTGTTCTTTCGTTTTTTACAGAATACTGGATGTGTCAGTCTTGTTTTAAGGGAAGGTGATAATGGAAGACAAtatataaattaataaatggaATATAAAGCAAGATTTAAGACCAAAAGAGActtgaaaaaggagaaaaaaacatccacacaaacaaattAAATCGGAGACCAATGTTCTTTATCCGCAAACGTAAAAAGAAACAAGGAAATCGTGCTCAAAACTGCTTTCGTTTAATGTGGCACCAGCCTGCAGGACCAATTCAACAACATGTGAATTCATGAAGCATCTAGTCCAGCCATTACCCTTCCATCCACGCACTGAGGCTCACTGTATTTAAGTACTTTACTGCTTTGATCAAAACAGAGCCATTCTAAATCACTTAAAAGGTTTCTCTCTGCTACTTCACATTGGACATCATATGCTTTACGACGAAGCCTAGAAACATGAGTTGTATACAGTTACAAATAAACATATAAATTGTGATTATTTTgaaaaatgcttttttgttacttttatttctttatcaacagaaaaaaaagaaagtgataCGTTCTTTCAGGCCAGGTGATATTGTGGTCATCGTTTTGTTTCTACTCCTTCACTAAAGTATATCTGATGAGACAGCACTTGCCAATCACAAACAGAAGAAACTTCAGGACAGAAGTCCGAAGCATGACTAACTAGTAGCATAACCAAAGCCCATATGCTATCATAGAAAATAAACTGCAACATCAGAAATATGCTTACATTTAACACTATATGGCAATGGAATCGATGGGCAGTGAAGTCCCTCTTTTTCCTTCAGTTAAGACACTAAGAAGTATGCAGGGAATGCTACGGCCTGTGAATGGTTTGCTCTCTGTATCTGAATTGCTCGCTAGGGAGAATAAACACGATAAGCCTGCAGCTGACTGTTCAGGAAAACTAAAGTTTGCCACAGCTCTGTCTCCTTCAGCACAGAGACTAATGGTGTCCAAGCTAGTGTGCTAGGGCCTGTAGTCCCACTGGTAAGATCACGCCACTCATGGTCAGCACTCTTCAAATTCAGACACATAGAAGACTCAACACACTCATGAGTAGGTCGTTTTGGTTTGCCATGCTGTTCATTGCGGAATGAATAGAAATAAATATACGTGAGTAACATATCTTTTTTTAGACTCAAGTCTTTGAGCGCTCAGAAGCGCCAATTCTTTTGCAGTTGGGCATAAACATATATTAATTTGCATCTTTCTCAGTGCGTGAGTATATCATTACCTTAGATCAGACTCACACTAGACTGGCCATGCTGGAGGGCTGGGTTGTATGAGTGACACTGGCAAACTGTAGATCAACTGAACAGCCACAGGCTTCTCAAAGCAATTTTCATAGCTTTCCCTTTAGAAACATAACCTTTATAGCTCAGTAACATAATAAATagaaaaaaatgaatacaaaacacaaaaacaaaaacaattgccGTTACAATGCATTCGTCAATTCAGTTTAGGCACAAGGCAACTTCCacatggggggtggaggagatcgCGACAGTCTCTGATTGTTCAGATGCGACACGCTGCTTGCAGACAGTGATATGTGCTGAAGTTTTTCTAGTGGGCAGAATTTTGCTGAGGGCCGCCATCACAGGGACCCGGACACAGGGTTGTCTTCAATCTCAGGATTGTGTTAGTCTGGAGTTTAGCTTCAAGTGGTCTGTCTCCTCCAATTTGTGTCACAAACTGTGAGTCCTGTCTGCCATTGGGAAGCAAGGTCCTCAAATCTTACAGAATTGATCTGGATCACTTTGATCTGCAAGGCAACAAACAGGAATAACATCAGGGATGGAGCTAcagcaacaaaaacacaaagctATCCAGCAATCCATATGTCAAGCAACTATCACATCCAAGTGTTTCAAGCTCAAAGTGGCTTTGTTCACAGCCATGGCTGAAGCGGTGAATCTCCACAGTGCGATAGTGTGTGGGGTGGTGTCCAGAGGATGGCTGTACCTGAAATCTCTTCACAGGTGTCCCATGGGGTTGGATGTGtctgtgaggctggggtggaccGCTGGATGGGCTTGCTGGGGGTCTCCAGAGACCCCGGACaccttttcttcctccctcctcttaagGCAGGCCGCTTTTGGGTTCAGGTTTCGCTCTGCCAgggtgaaaagaaaaaaagagatggaCTGAGACACCAAACTACAAACGAGAAAACTCAACGCAGCACTATTCTCTCGGACTCTCTCCATCGTGGCAGGCATCCGGacatttccctctccttctctctctgtgccgcGTTCCCCCCCTCTGCTCACAACGGCGTCTGAACTGGCCCTGtcttgtgagagagagagagagagagagagagagagagagagagagagagagagagagagagagagagagagagagagagagagagagagagggggagaccctGACCTCGGACTTGCTGCTCCAGGCTGAGGATGACGGCCACGGCCTGGTGGAGGATCAGCAGCTTGGTCTGGGGCTTCTCGCTCTTCAGGTGGAGCTGGCACATGCGGCCCAGCTCCTTGAAAGCCTCGTTGATGTCGCGCACCCTCAGACGCTCGCGGGCGTTGTTGGCCATCCTCCTCTCGCGCTCGCGCTCAGCCTTCTGCTCTGGGTTCAGGTCCTCGTCCTCATTGATGCTGCTGcaggcgggagggagagagagagacccagagaggtgAGACCCAGAGAGGGATACAAGTCTCCTTCCTGCTGTGGTGGTAtcaatcaagtgtgtgtgtgtatgtgtgtgtgtatgtgtgtgtgtgtgttgtacctcGTCCGGGTGCCTCCTCGGGAAGTCTTGACATCTCTCCTGTCGCTCTCGTCGTCTGACTTGAGGTCGTCGGAGGAGTGGTTGTCGTGCATGTCCTCCTTGTCCTGACTCTCCATCTTCAGCTCGAGGGCAGCGGCCACCTGGCCCGCCAGACCTGCAGCCAGACCTGCCCCAAACACACCGGCATGTCATCTCACACTGCTGAACACGTACACGCTAGCATCCCTTCCAGAAACGTATGGCACACAAACGTCCTGTACGTTTCATCAAAAATCTGATATCAACTTTGGGGGGCACAGTTACACAGAAAATTCCTCAAGAGATGTTGTGCTGCAAAACTTGTGTTTAACTTCAAACACTTATTATATAATCAGCACAAGTGCCTTCATTACCACTGCACATTATGGATACTGAAATGACTTAATTACGTTATATATATTTCCGCCCATGCACCAGCATGATTATGACATGAGGTCAGTCAGTTTGAGAAGAGCATACAGTCATGGGCTGgttggagggaggtggagagcgtCTCACCTCTGAAGGTTTCTACTTGGTGGTTGAGCTCAGCGCTGGAAgtggcccctcccccagccaggcCTCCATGGCTGCTGTTCAGACCGCCAGCCTCGTCACGGTGGGCCCCACCCTGTCAGCACAACACCcaggagcaagaggaggaggaagaggtgaagGTCAGTCTGAGAGGAGCCAAGAAACATCTCAATCTGTGCTAGGCTGAGTGTGCTAGTCTCTGAGGTGTACGAGGACCTTCAAACACAGATCTGTCCCTGAGACAACTCTCTCTGACTTCTAAAGCAGTAAtggtttgagaaaaaaaaaaattctcgtCAACTATAGACTGACCTTCCCTCAAAAATGGAACGCGGTTCaaaaacagaaaagaaaacCTTGTAGCTTTTGGCTCTGAGCTCCGAAAGACAGATTTGCTAAGACGAGTCAAGGATTAGGCACATGGACATACATCACTATGCAGGTGCTGTAACATACTGCAATATTTGCTTTTGGCATATATCTTACACATTCACTATACTAAACTGTTAGACTGCAGACCTACAGTAACAATCATTTGAGTACGATACAGCTGGGCCAATGAGAAGGGTTGGGTACCTATATGACCGGTATGTACCGGACCGAATCAGAATGCAGATTTCAGTGCCTAATCTGTTGTGCTACTTAAATGCCTAAACTGTCGAttgaaatgtttacatttagtcatttagcagacgctcttatccagagcgacttacagtaagtacagggagtactgggtgaagtgccttgcccaaggacacaacgtcatttgacacggccgggaatcgaactggcaaccttcaggttactagcccaattccctaaccgctcagccacctgactattTGCGCTCTGGTGGTCCAAAACAGGTGTAAGAAGCACTCACCGCATTCATGTGATTATTTCCCAACTGAGAAAATTCACATGAATGGAACACGGCAGACAACCGTGATTGGTTGATGGTAAGAGACTTTTGATTAATGGGGCAAAATCACATAGTGTGTATACATGCTAACATGTAATTTGTCACATGGTATTAGGTTATTACAGATGCCAAGAATAATCTCATAATATCGACTGCTTTGCTGTTTATGTAGTATTGTAACTATCACTTAGTGTTAAATTATTGTAGTTGGGTTTGGTGGCTTCGGTTTTATTGTGAatttgttatgtacattttAAAGTATCAGTTCAGGCACTGTTTAGTCACCAGTACCATTTTAAAAGTATCGTTTTGGCAACGTTATTGTGAAAAAAGTGATATCCAACCCTATCAATGAGTCAAAGGTTAAACAACAGAGACTTGTTTGGAAGCATTCCTGATGATTGATTTCTGCTGATGTTGGGAACTGCATTTAGTTTGCTTCACTTTAACCAACAGCATCAAAAGACTGACTAAATATGACCATATATCCATCTGCCTCTGTTCTCAGAAACAATTTGCTTCGTCCCAGTTCACTGCGGTTCGACGTGCATTTCTCTTCTACTATGAGgatgtgtctctttctctgttctaATTCAAGACACAAACAATACAAGCTATTTGAAGCCTGATCATTTCCCTGTTTTGGCTTCCACATTAGTAGTGAGTCAGGCTTCTCCCGCCATGCCAGACCAaattgcccctcctctcctcaccacatgTTCCCCAGCTATCTGGTTTCTTTTCTGGGAGAAGGGGGGTTgccatggtggtggtggggggggtgacatCTTCCCCCTTTTCTTGCAGAATGTGATCCCGAGTCACTCTTAGCCTCTGTTAaccccactgccccccccaccccattcctccctcccaacccccccaccctcgcCCCCCACCCCTTACCAGAACGCTAATCTCCGCTGCTCTATCAACAGGTGTCCAAATAGCTCTTTGtctagagggggaggagtggagctGGGGTTCTGCCCAGGGAAGAACGCTGCCATTTTCCTGGCTGGGCCTGATTACCATACAGCTGAGGGTGAGTTGCCGTGGCCTCAGAAGCACGCTTCCAACCATTCACGTCTCCTGGGCTGCTCAGTGAGAGGTggtgagagaaggggagggcagggggctggCTGAGCTAAAGCCTGCGGCTGGGCTCTGTGGAGGCGGCTGGGCCCTGTCTGAGCAGATCTGTTAGGGTCTGAGCtcaactctctctcacagaggAATCTCTGTGTTGGTGCAGACACAGTAAGTTCCCTCACTGTCCGCCTCTTCCAGTCACAGCCCACCACAACCACCCCCATAGAACCTACCCCCCGTAGCCCCCTCACTTAGCGGAGGTAAAACTCCACTTAGGAATGACGGAACCACTGACGCGCTACTAAAGAGCTATTTTGTTGAACACCAGAAAATACAACTTGGAGAGTTCCAAGTAGCCCAACGCCAGTATCAAAAAGCTCTGTGAATAAAAACATGGAGCACCATGcttccttttcttctttctACAGAGATCTTCCAGTGCACGTGGCAACAGCAACAAGACATCTAAAagacacatttaaaacacaCTGAAACGACAAATTATTGTTGGTCAAGTGCCATTGGTTTCCGCAGAAGCAGCTAAAACCACAAGTCAAATAACGATCCAAATTATGTTTGATGAATTTCAGTACAAATCACAAACACTATCCCTTATAGCTTCTAGAAGCTACAGCCTGTGGGTAGTATTTACTGAGTTTGTTTCTAACTCAGCAAGAGCATGCTGACCATGTTTCTGTCCCTGTCCTCCTTTGTCCATCCCCTCTCTGATTGCAGAGAAGAAGTTTAATCTGAGAGAATCTTAATCCCACCATGCCAGGATTCATTCAGAAATTTCACCTCAAAAGTATGTCTCAAATGATTTTCCCATCACCTAGGGATTAATGTAGAACTGGCTTCCACTGTTGCAACTTCCACTACAGATGTGCTTAAATCCTGTTCCTTTTCAAAATGAAATAGCTGAGATGGAGGATGAGGGAACACAGCAGGGTTTGCTCTAAGACCTGCATTCCCCAGTTTCCCAGGAGTCCCTGTCTGTAGCCCTCACAGGACTGTTCGACACCAGGACTTTCCAGACCAAAGCACTCCCTCTTGCCTGGTTTTCCTTTTACGTGGTGCCTTTCTCATTGAGAGAGAGTCTTGAGCCAACCCTTACACACATGGAAAGTATGTGAGTATAAGTTCAACTGCTCTCTGTGGAAAACGGCTCCATTTTTGCACATGGCAACAGCCCATTTTGAACAGGTGGTATCTGAGCTGGTTTATTGGTGTTTTTGGAGAAGCACAGCGCAAAACCACGCACCTCTTCATGAAGAAAAGAAATGAGAGATGTATGCGCAATCACTCGTGTGTTGAAACACAAAATGAAAGCTCCCAATGGTCACTGCGTTCAGTCTCCTAAACACTGGAAAAACTCCACATCTTTTCCCTTCGTTCACGTTTGATAACTCATACCATCGCTGCCGTCCGACTGCCACCCAACCCAGAAGCAGGGAAGTTGGCTCCGATGGCTGCTATTGGTCCATTGTGTGCTTGTCCCAGCAGGCTGTGTATGTCGCTGGGCAGACTGGCGGTGGAGCCCACAGCATGGTTCCTCAGGACGAGGATGGCATCGTCCAGTCTGTCCAGGCGATCCTCCATCCGAGACTGGGAGCACcaagagggatgaagagaggggcgcgggggaggaggggagaaagaaggaCAGAGCAGCTTAATATAAGCACATTACGAGCAAAAATTGAGGACACAGATTTGATGGTGTGGTCTTTGGCGAAGGAAAAAAAGACACCACACGGATAACAGAGGCAGAAAAGAAACAATCATAGACGATCATAAAAGGCATGGAGTTGAGCCATTTCAACCTGAGGTGGAGAATGAGGGATGTATTCAGAGCAGACAAGTGCTTTCGTTTAAGTCTAACCCCCAAAAAACTGGGCCCCAGTCATTTTGAGTACCATGACTATTAATTTGGTATTAAGCGTCTTATGACTCTCCTAAGCTGATTAGTACAAGCTGAAATGGCAAAAAAGAaatgaacaaacaaaaaacaaaaaaatgaagaaaaaacactgaaatgaaaaaatgagaaaaaactTAAACTGCACATACATGTAAACTGAGATCTGGCTTGTGAGGAAAGAAACTGGTAAAAACTGAAGGTGTTGAATACAGGATGAGTGTAGAGAAGCCTGGGTCTAAAGGGCAGGAGTACCTCGCAGACATCCTTTAAGAAAGACATAGCATCCTGGAGATGCTCATGAAGCTGCTGGTGAACTCTGTTTTTCTGGCAAAGtcagacaggaacaggaaaGCATATGAGAATAGATCATCATCAGCGACAAACTTAGAGATACCAATGAGGTGGACAGGGTAAGACAGGTGGAAAggaaagataaagaaagagtCAGATAAAGAGTCAAACATTTGTTCCATATTGCTTTGGcaatgacctctgacctatcCTACGAGCCAGTCCACTACTCTGGtgtcccatccctccctcacaactcccttcacaccaacacactcagtcactcaaACTGAAGATCCATGGCAAGAAGCACACAGAACCATTAGGTACTGTAAATATTGACCCCCGCACCCCAAGCGGTCTGATTGTGTGACGTGGCTgttggggtgggaggagggtagaggtgaATACTGTTCCCTGACTGTGCTGTGGGTCCAAAGACAGCATAGGAATCCCTAAACAGTGGTTCAGAGCGACAGCTGCCAAGCCCCTAGCCCCCATAACTTGAACCCCATCCCCCCAGTCCTCCTATCCCCCACCCAGGACCGTCGAGACCGGGACAGATGGCAGTGGACACGCCCCAAGGGACGGGTATTGTTCAGCgtcgccacccccccccccccccactctcacagACTTCTCCACATTTGCCAGCCAGGAATCTCCGTGTAATGCTACCCCTGCCCTGCAGAGAAACCCATCTACTGAGAAAGTGTCCATTAAAAGGTGCTCAGCATGTTGTTGGTGGGACCAGACcggggcagggaggagacagagggggccttaccagtgagtgcagagagTTTTCGTAGTTTGGAGACGAGGGGTTCTGGCCCCCAGCTCTGGACCACTGGTTGGTACCTGggaggaggcagacaggaaagGAGAGTCATGGTTAATGGCCTGACACGACCCTGTCAACACAATATGGCCGGCAACGGAAAACTGCATCCTGCTCCGTTCTGCTGAAACACACAAGCCACCAGTCAGTCATAACACGCAATCACATcctgtctgctctctgctgtTGCCCGCTGAGAGGTATTGTCATCTTTGGGGGTTCGCCTACATCATTTCCTGCTGACCGGGCTGCATCCTGTAACATGAGACAGTGGGTGGACGGCTCCAACAGCACACTGGGACTGGCGCTACATCCGCTCATTAATGAGCTAATGGCTAAAAATGCCTGAGGAACAATGTGAGCACTGATAAGGGCCTTCCGGGGACGTCTTCCTCTGACAGGGTTCCTCCGTGGACAATGGTCGTCTTTCCAGAAGTCTAGAACTTTCCAAAATACAGCAGAGAAGCGTCCGCTGGTGCACTAATCCACTGACAACCTAAACCTGGTATGATTGGAAGAAAATGAAGTTGACATTCTTAGCAACCAATCACATGCCAGGGCAGGGTAATACTATACATGAGACCAGCAACCTTCTGGAATGCCAGAGGATCCAGGCCAAGGATGACACTGAGGCCTGACCAAAACTTTCCATTCTAAATTCTGGATATGACCAAGACAAGGCAGCTAAAAtccaaacaaatacacaaaagATCAAATTATTCAATGGGTTTCATTTTGTAGAAAAAACTTAACTTGGATATGAATCAAGGGTATTatgaactgtgtgtgtaagtaattACAATCAGTACATAAAAGGTTTTTACTCAGTAAAAAGTGTCTGTCTGATTGGGCCCAAAATTAGTGTGAAATAAAAGGAATTCACATCTGCTCCTCAGATAGAACATTCTGGTCCAGTTCCTTTATCCAGATCCACACAGTCCACTACCACCAAGCAAACACAGTGCAA
This window encodes:
- the tcf12 gene encoding transcription factor 12 isoform X4; amino-acid sequence: MYCAYPVPGMGNNSLMYYYNGKSVYAPSPNSEDFNRDSPSYSSPKPPSSMFASTYFDGTHSSSDPWNSSNGISQPGYSGMLGGSSSHMPQSGNYGNMHSHERLNYPPHSVSPTDINASLPPMSSFHRSNASTSPFVNATHTTPPVNAPEGVMAATNRGNASGGSQTGDALGKALASIYSPDHTSSSFPSNPSTPADSPSPLTVTAGAASSAGTNQWSRAGGQNPSSPNYENSLHSLSRMEDRLDRLDDAILVLRNHAVGSTASLPSDIHSLLGQAHNGPIAAIGANFPASGLGGSRTAAMGGAHRDEAGGLNSSHGGLAGGGATSSAELNHQVETFRGLAAGLAGQVAAALELKMESQDKEDMHDNHSSDDLKSDDESDRRDVKTSRGGTRTSSINEDEDLNPEQKAERERERRMANNARERLRVRDINEAFKELGRMCQLHLKSEKPQTKLLILHQAVAVILSLEQQVRERNLNPKAACLKRREEEKVSGVSGDPQQAHPAVHPSLTDTSNPMGHL